In one Ictalurus furcatus strain D&B chromosome 28, Billie_1.0, whole genome shotgun sequence genomic region, the following are encoded:
- the LOC128603897 gene encoding myotubularin-related protein 3 isoform X1: MILLVKALLCIMSTRTLNRLPLWTAFYKSTICDLCLWLRQPFYFWKGILQGSRYYLQPLLILPAFFSISTYATDVSADVLTNIHEIEIQQRDSLESHASSPNPSSLIGAMGEEEQPSPEAGSPDVEKEHLQVPFPVLHGECVEYVENTDEVVIALSSYRLHIRFKDNIVNVPLQLIESVECRDLTQLHLTCKDCKIVRCEFSSSEQAQDWLRRLTSALHPPTRLDELFAFAFHTCSASVPAERDLHDEICHAGEHVRNRFKYEVCRMGFDTHSAWRISDINNNYRLCASYPEKVLVPSWVTDTELENVAAFRSWKRIPAVVYRHQSTGAVIGRCGQPEVSWWGWRNADDENLVQSIAKACGMDRAAVKHLSNGSCVHNSSDPDITNGNEEEEPTTPPPQKLLILDARSYAAAVANRAKGGGCECPEYYPNCEVMFMGMANIHSIRRSFQCLRALCAQVPDPANWLSALEGTKWLQHLSLLLKASLLVVNAVDRDSRPVLVHCSDGWDRTPQIVALSKLLLDPYYRTVEGFQVLVETEWLDFGHKFADRCGHGENAEDVNERCPVFLQWLDCVHQLQRQFPCSFQFNEAFLVKLVQHTYSCLFGTFLCNSGKEREERGVLENTCSVWSLLQPSNRTFHNILYSPHSETVLHPVCHVRNLMLWSAVYLPNSAPSLLCEESCASYSTASASPEDTPPGRLPKTRSYDHLLTACEGTNLLASNRRCSDPNLNETWQEHLRSEERTAETQPEEKLEQAACCNTHHPETTGSDERLPNEGLLNGVEHADSKTENGIILVNQGVYSDPVVSTCSVAELPSEVPEQNGEDSVCDEALKHSSGQSVASSSSPHPGHVTNSQECFSAKEPLCLANDLKSHPTSPQEDSTDPLNTPSSLHSPSQPLSPKPNIDSSVCNSEDPRVNGSVSQNSLSRQTSTASAGSLQLGCPGRMLAQGAHLGEDGLSVHRDVVQVRLRQMEAGHQLQVETLKRQVQALWNKLHVSGELTPVPDGENNVEAVHLSRCGTELFSESSWENEEQHDKQVPQWYPDHLPTHCYRCESKFWLAARKQQCRNCGNVFCASCCDHKATSQQLYEPNRVCQACYGHLRPSAVPPVLPPADLELEKPITASSN, encoded by the exons ATGATCCTGTTGGTTAAAGCCCTCCTCTGTATTATGAGCACTCGCACGCTAAACCGACTGCCTCTCTGGACGGCGTTTTATAAATCAACAATCTGTGATCTGTGTTTGTGGTTGCGGCAGCCATTTTATTTCTGGAAGGGAATATTACAAG GTTCAAGATATTATTTGCAACCACTCTTGATTTTGCCCGCATTCTTCAGTATTTCCACGTACGCCACTGACGTTAGTGCTGACG tgctGACGAATATTCACGAGATTGAGATCCAGCAGAGAGACTCTCTGGAGAGCCACGCCTCCTCTCCAAACCCCTCCTCCCTCATAGGGGCCATG GGTGAAGAGGAGCAGCCCAGCCCGGAGGCTGGGAGTCCGGATGTGGAAAAGGAACATCTGCAG gtcccGTTCCCGGTGCTGCACGGCGAGTGTGTGGAGTATGTCGAAAACACAGATGAGGTCGTCATCGCCTTGTCTAGCTACCGCCTTCACATCAGGTTCAAAGACAACATTGTAAAC gTCCCTCTGCAGCTGATAGAGAGTGTGGAGTGTCGAGATTTGACTCAGCTTCACCTCACCTGTAAGGACTGCAAGATTGTCAG GTGTGAGTTCAGCTCGTCAGAGCAGGCTCAGGACTGGCTGCGGCGTCTCACTTCAGCTCTACACCCTCCCACTCGCCTCGACGAGCTCTTCGCCTTCGCCTTCCACACCTGCAGTGCCAGCGTACCAGCTGAGCGAGACCTGCATGATGAGATTTGCCACGCTG GCGAACACGTGAGGAACCGATTTAAGTACGAAGTGTGCAGGATGGGCTTCGACACCCACAGTGCCTGGAGAATCTCTGACATTAACAACAATTACAG ACTCTGTGCCAGTTACCCTGAGAAGGTTTTGGTGCCGAGCTGGGTCACAGACACAGAGCTAGAGAACGTGGCGGCATTCCGATCCTGGAAGAGAATTCCAGCTGTTGTTTATAG ACATCAGAGCACGGGCGCTGTGATTGGTCGGTGTGGGCAACCTGAGGTGAGCTGGTGGGGTTGGCGGAATGCAGATGATGAGAACTTAGTGCAGTCCATCGCTAAGGCCTGTGGCATGGACCGTGCAGCTGTTAAACATCTGAGCAACGGCTCCTGTGTCCACAACAGTTCAG ATCCTGACATAACCAATGGCAATGAGGAAGAGGAGCCAACTACCCCACCTCCTCAAAAGCTACTGATACTGGATGCCAGGTCATACGCTGCCGCCGTGGCCAATCGGGCCAAAGGAGGTGGCTGTGAATGCCCAG AGTACTATCCAAACTGTGAGGTGATGTTCATGGGTATGGCCAACATCCACTCCATCAGGAGGAGCTTCCAGTGCCTAAGGGCTCTCTGTGCACAAGTGCCAGATCCTGCCAA ttgGCTGTCTGCTCTAGAAGGCACTAAATGGCTGCAGCATCTTTCTCTGCTGCTAAAGGCGTCTCTGTTAGTAGTGAACGCTGTGGATCGGGACAGCAGGCCCGTCCTGGTGCACTGTTCTGATGGCTGGGACCGCACGCCGCAGATAGTGGCTCTGTCCAAACTGCTGCTTGACCCCTACTACAGAACTGTGGAG GGTTTCCAAGTTTTGGTGGAAACTGAGTGGCTGGATTTCGGACATAAGTTTGCGGACCGCTGTGGACATGGGGAAAATGCCGAGGACGTGAACGAGCGCTGTCCCGTCTTCCTGCAGTGGCTGGACTGCGTGCACCAGCTGCAGAGGCAGTTTCCCTGCTCTTTTCAGTTCAACGAGGCCTTTCTG GTGAAGCTGGTGCAGCACACCTACTCGTGTCTGTTCGGGACATTCCTGTGCAACAGCGGGAAAGAGCGAGAGGAGCGAGGTGTACTAGAGAACACCTGCTCCGTCTGGTCTCTGCTTCAGCCGTCTAACAGAACCTTCCACAACATCCTGTACTCGCCGCACTCGGAGACG GTGCTACACCCGGTTTGCCATGTGAGGAACCTAATGCTGTGGAGTGCAGTCTACCTGCCTAATTCTGCCCCCTCCTTGCTTTGTGAGGAGTCCTGTGCTTCTTATTCCACTGCTTCAGCCTCACCTGAGGACACACCTCCTGGCAG ACTGCCAAAGACTCGTTCCTATGACCACCTGCTGACGGCTTGCGAGGGAACAAATCTGTTGGCTTCAAACCGTCGCTGCAGCGATCCCAACCTCAACGAGACGTGGCAGGAGCACCTTCGATCAGAGGAGCGAACGGCAGAAACACAACCAGAGGAGAAACTTGAGCAAGCAGCTTGTTGTAATACCCATCATCCTGAAACGACTGGATCGGACGAGAGGCTTCCAAATGAGGGATTACTCAACGGGGTGGAGCATGCGGACTCTAAAACAGAAAACGGGATTATTTTAGTGAACCAGGGTGTGTATTCCGACCCAGTTGTTAGCACATGCTCTGTAGCGGAGCTGCCCAGCGAGGTCCCTGAACAGAACGGTGAGGATTCAGTGTGTGACGAAGCGCTAAAACATTCCTCGGGCCAATCAGTCGCCTCTTCGTCGTCACCTCATCCTGGACACGTCACTAACAGCCAGGAATGTTTCTCCGCTAAAGAGCCTCTTTGTTTAGCTAATGACCTGAAATCTCACCCCACTTCACCACAAGAAGACTCTACAGATCCATTAAACACACCCAGCTCACTCCACTCACCTTCGCAGCCTCTGTCTCCGAAGCCGAATATCGACAGCTCTGTGTGTAACAGCGAAGATCCTCGCGTTAACGGCTCCGTTTCACAAAACTCCCTGAGCCGCCAGACGTCCACAGCGAGTGCCGGGTCCCTACAACTGGGCTGTCCTGGGCGAATGCTGGCTCAGGGCGCTCACCTGGGCGAGGACGGGCTCAGCGTGCATAGAGACGTTGTACAGGTGCGGCTCAGGCAGATGGAAGCGGGCCATCAGCTGCAGGTGGAGACACTGAAAAGGCAGGTGCAGGCGCTATGGAACAAGCTGCACGTCAGTGGAGAGCTG ACTCCTGTACCAGACGGGGAGAATAACGTGGAGGCTGTGCACCTGTCTCGCTGCGGCACTGAACTCTTTTCCGAGAGTAGCTGGGAAAACGAGGAGCAGCATGACAAACAG
- the LOC128603897 gene encoding myotubularin-related protein 3 isoform X2, which produces MGEEEQPSPEAGSPDVEKEHLQVPFPVLHGECVEYVENTDEVVIALSSYRLHIRFKDNIVNVPLQLIESVECRDLTQLHLTCKDCKIVRCEFSSSEQAQDWLRRLTSALHPPTRLDELFAFAFHTCSASVPAERDLHDEICHAGTGEHVRNRFKYEVCRMGFDTHSAWRISDINNNYRLCASYPEKVLVPSWVTDTELENVAAFRSWKRIPAVVYRHQSTGAVIGRCGQPEVSWWGWRNADDENLVQSIAKACGMDRAAVKHLSNGSCVHNSSDPDITNGNEEEEPTTPPPQKLLILDARSYAAAVANRAKGGGCECPEYYPNCEVMFMGMANIHSIRRSFQCLRALCAQVPDPANWLSALEGTKWLQHLSLLLKASLLVVNAVDRDSRPVLVHCSDGWDRTPQIVALSKLLLDPYYRTVEGFQVLVETEWLDFGHKFADRCGHGENAEDVNERCPVFLQWLDCVHQLQRQFPCSFQFNEAFLVKLVQHTYSCLFGTFLCNSGKEREERGVLENTCSVWSLLQPSNRTFHNILYSPHSETVLHPVCHVRNLMLWSAVYLPNSAPSLLCEESCASYSTASASPEDTPPGRLPKTRSYDHLLTACEGTNLLASNRRCSDPNLNETWQEHLRSEERTAETQPEEKLEQAACCNTHHPETTGSDERLPNEGLLNGVEHADSKTENGIILVNQGVYSDPVVSTCSVAELPSEVPEQNGEDSVCDEALKHSSGQSVASSSSPHPGHVTNSQECFSAKEPLCLANDLKSHPTSPQEDSTDPLNTPSSLHSPSQPLSPKPNIDSSVCNSEDPRVNGSVSQNSLSRQTSTASAGSLQLGCPGRMLAQGAHLGEDGLSVHRDVVQVRLRQMEAGHQLQVETLKRQVQALWNKLHVSGELTPVPDGENNVEAVHLSRCGTELFSESSWENEEQHDKQVPQWYPDHLPTHCYRCESKFWLAARKQQCRNCGNVFCASCCDHKATSQQLYEPNRVCQACYGHLRPSAVPPVLPPADLELEKPITASSN; this is translated from the exons ATG GGTGAAGAGGAGCAGCCCAGCCCGGAGGCTGGGAGTCCGGATGTGGAAAAGGAACATCTGCAG gtcccGTTCCCGGTGCTGCACGGCGAGTGTGTGGAGTATGTCGAAAACACAGATGAGGTCGTCATCGCCTTGTCTAGCTACCGCCTTCACATCAGGTTCAAAGACAACATTGTAAAC gTCCCTCTGCAGCTGATAGAGAGTGTGGAGTGTCGAGATTTGACTCAGCTTCACCTCACCTGTAAGGACTGCAAGATTGTCAG GTGTGAGTTCAGCTCGTCAGAGCAGGCTCAGGACTGGCTGCGGCGTCTCACTTCAGCTCTACACCCTCCCACTCGCCTCGACGAGCTCTTCGCCTTCGCCTTCCACACCTGCAGTGCCAGCGTACCAGCTGAGCGAGACCTGCATGATGAGATTTGCCACGCTGGTACAG GCGAACACGTGAGGAACCGATTTAAGTACGAAGTGTGCAGGATGGGCTTCGACACCCACAGTGCCTGGAGAATCTCTGACATTAACAACAATTACAG ACTCTGTGCCAGTTACCCTGAGAAGGTTTTGGTGCCGAGCTGGGTCACAGACACAGAGCTAGAGAACGTGGCGGCATTCCGATCCTGGAAGAGAATTCCAGCTGTTGTTTATAG ACATCAGAGCACGGGCGCTGTGATTGGTCGGTGTGGGCAACCTGAGGTGAGCTGGTGGGGTTGGCGGAATGCAGATGATGAGAACTTAGTGCAGTCCATCGCTAAGGCCTGTGGCATGGACCGTGCAGCTGTTAAACATCTGAGCAACGGCTCCTGTGTCCACAACAGTTCAG ATCCTGACATAACCAATGGCAATGAGGAAGAGGAGCCAACTACCCCACCTCCTCAAAAGCTACTGATACTGGATGCCAGGTCATACGCTGCCGCCGTGGCCAATCGGGCCAAAGGAGGTGGCTGTGAATGCCCAG AGTACTATCCAAACTGTGAGGTGATGTTCATGGGTATGGCCAACATCCACTCCATCAGGAGGAGCTTCCAGTGCCTAAGGGCTCTCTGTGCACAAGTGCCAGATCCTGCCAA ttgGCTGTCTGCTCTAGAAGGCACTAAATGGCTGCAGCATCTTTCTCTGCTGCTAAAGGCGTCTCTGTTAGTAGTGAACGCTGTGGATCGGGACAGCAGGCCCGTCCTGGTGCACTGTTCTGATGGCTGGGACCGCACGCCGCAGATAGTGGCTCTGTCCAAACTGCTGCTTGACCCCTACTACAGAACTGTGGAG GGTTTCCAAGTTTTGGTGGAAACTGAGTGGCTGGATTTCGGACATAAGTTTGCGGACCGCTGTGGACATGGGGAAAATGCCGAGGACGTGAACGAGCGCTGTCCCGTCTTCCTGCAGTGGCTGGACTGCGTGCACCAGCTGCAGAGGCAGTTTCCCTGCTCTTTTCAGTTCAACGAGGCCTTTCTG GTGAAGCTGGTGCAGCACACCTACTCGTGTCTGTTCGGGACATTCCTGTGCAACAGCGGGAAAGAGCGAGAGGAGCGAGGTGTACTAGAGAACACCTGCTCCGTCTGGTCTCTGCTTCAGCCGTCTAACAGAACCTTCCACAACATCCTGTACTCGCCGCACTCGGAGACG GTGCTACACCCGGTTTGCCATGTGAGGAACCTAATGCTGTGGAGTGCAGTCTACCTGCCTAATTCTGCCCCCTCCTTGCTTTGTGAGGAGTCCTGTGCTTCTTATTCCACTGCTTCAGCCTCACCTGAGGACACACCTCCTGGCAG ACTGCCAAAGACTCGTTCCTATGACCACCTGCTGACGGCTTGCGAGGGAACAAATCTGTTGGCTTCAAACCGTCGCTGCAGCGATCCCAACCTCAACGAGACGTGGCAGGAGCACCTTCGATCAGAGGAGCGAACGGCAGAAACACAACCAGAGGAGAAACTTGAGCAAGCAGCTTGTTGTAATACCCATCATCCTGAAACGACTGGATCGGACGAGAGGCTTCCAAATGAGGGATTACTCAACGGGGTGGAGCATGCGGACTCTAAAACAGAAAACGGGATTATTTTAGTGAACCAGGGTGTGTATTCCGACCCAGTTGTTAGCACATGCTCTGTAGCGGAGCTGCCCAGCGAGGTCCCTGAACAGAACGGTGAGGATTCAGTGTGTGACGAAGCGCTAAAACATTCCTCGGGCCAATCAGTCGCCTCTTCGTCGTCACCTCATCCTGGACACGTCACTAACAGCCAGGAATGTTTCTCCGCTAAAGAGCCTCTTTGTTTAGCTAATGACCTGAAATCTCACCCCACTTCACCACAAGAAGACTCTACAGATCCATTAAACACACCCAGCTCACTCCACTCACCTTCGCAGCCTCTGTCTCCGAAGCCGAATATCGACAGCTCTGTGTGTAACAGCGAAGATCCTCGCGTTAACGGCTCCGTTTCACAAAACTCCCTGAGCCGCCAGACGTCCACAGCGAGTGCCGGGTCCCTACAACTGGGCTGTCCTGGGCGAATGCTGGCTCAGGGCGCTCACCTGGGCGAGGACGGGCTCAGCGTGCATAGAGACGTTGTACAGGTGCGGCTCAGGCAGATGGAAGCGGGCCATCAGCTGCAGGTGGAGACACTGAAAAGGCAGGTGCAGGCGCTATGGAACAAGCTGCACGTCAGTGGAGAGCTG ACTCCTGTACCAGACGGGGAGAATAACGTGGAGGCTGTGCACCTGTCTCGCTGCGGCACTGAACTCTTTTCCGAGAGTAGCTGGGAAAACGAGGAGCAGCATGACAAACAG